In Bradyrhizobium erythrophlei, a single genomic region encodes these proteins:
- the ccmD gene encoding heme exporter protein CcmD, with the protein MSLGPYATFIAASYLVVLVVVVLLIAWIAIDYRSQRRRLNELETEGVTRRSGRQTTEL; encoded by the coding sequence ATGTCGCTTGGTCCCTATGCGACGTTTATCGCGGCCTCCTATCTGGTGGTCCTGGTGGTTGTGGTGCTGTTGATCGCATGGATCGCCATCGACTATCGCAGTCAAAGGCGGCGGTTGAACGAACTGGAAACCGAAGGGGTTACCCGCCGCTCGGGACGCCAAACGACGGAGCTCTAG
- a CDS encoding Crp/Fnr family transcriptional regulator: protein MTHAELLGYAAASCVFVTFYMKTMVPLRIAGIVSNFLFIGYGYAVDAYPVLFLHLILLPLNILRLHQMRKLIRQIEEATKQDLNLNWVKPFSSTRSFSVGDVVFRRGDPADEMFFIVSGRFRVTERNLDLPTGEVFGELGLLNAGQARTATVECMESGDVLRIGYEHVKQLYVQDPKFGFYFLHLVSKRLFQNLSLTSQPPGPSS, encoded by the coding sequence ATGACCCACGCGGAACTGTTGGGCTACGCCGCAGCGTCATGCGTTTTCGTGACGTTCTACATGAAAACCATGGTGCCGCTTCGGATCGCCGGCATCGTCAGCAATTTCCTCTTCATCGGCTATGGGTATGCCGTCGACGCCTATCCCGTACTCTTTCTCCATCTGATCTTGTTGCCGCTCAATATTCTGAGGCTGCATCAGATGCGAAAGCTGATCCGGCAAATCGAGGAAGCCACCAAGCAGGACCTGAACCTGAACTGGGTCAAGCCGTTCAGTTCGACGAGATCCTTTTCTGTCGGCGACGTTGTGTTCCGTCGCGGCGACCCGGCCGATGAAATGTTTTTTATTGTTTCAGGGCGGTTCCGCGTCACGGAGCGGAATTTGGATCTGCCAACCGGCGAGGTGTTTGGCGAACTCGGTTTATTGAACGCGGGTCAGGCGCGGACGGCGACCGTCGAATGCATGGAAAGCGGCGATGTGCTTCGGATCGGCTACGAGCACGTCAAGCAGCTCTACGTGCAGGACCCCAAGTTCGGCTTTTACTTTCTGCATCTGGTAAGCAAACGGCTGTTCCAGAACCTGTCGCTGACGTCGCAACCGCCAGGCCCATCGAGCTAG
- a CDS encoding MFS transporter, translated as MTSGDSPKLLRQSKIAAASGWIGSTLEYYDFFIYATAASLVFPQIFFPSQNPTVAIVASLATYGVGYVARPIGAFVLGHYGDTHGRKSVLVLCLILMGCSTVLVGLLPTYQQIGVWAPALLVALRLMQGFAVAGEISGASSMVLEHAPFGRRGFFASFTLQGVQTGQILAAAVFLPIAAYMPKEDFNAWGWRIPFLLSFLVLVVAYLIRREVAESPAFAKESQQGAVPKAPVLQAFKTSWADMLRVILMALMNTIPVVATIFGAAYAVQPAYGIGFRPDVYLWIPVLGNIAAIIVIPLIGNLSDKIGRRPPMIIGALGSGLLAFAYLYAISIKSVPMAIALSILMWGLVYQGYNAVFPSFYPELFQTRYRVSAMAIAQNIGTMITALLPALFATVAPPGSTNVAFTVGAIAFGVTVISALAAFSARETYRIAANDLGNPDAVPIEKQDYERQRAASFAGVAAA; from the coding sequence ATGACGTCAGGCGATAGCCCGAAGCTTTTGCGCCAATCGAAGATTGCGGCCGCCAGCGGTTGGATCGGATCGACGCTCGAATACTACGATTTCTTCATCTATGCGACGGCGGCGTCTCTCGTCTTTCCGCAGATCTTCTTCCCCTCGCAGAATCCGACCGTGGCGATTGTCGCCTCATTGGCAACCTATGGCGTCGGTTATGTTGCACGGCCGATCGGCGCCTTCGTGCTCGGCCACTACGGCGATACGCACGGGCGCAAGAGCGTGCTGGTGCTGTGCCTGATCCTGATGGGCTGCTCGACCGTGCTGGTCGGCCTGCTTCCGACCTATCAGCAGATCGGCGTCTGGGCGCCCGCGCTCCTGGTCGCGCTGCGGTTGATGCAGGGTTTTGCGGTCGCCGGCGAAATTTCAGGCGCAAGTTCGATGGTGCTTGAGCATGCGCCATTCGGCCGTCGGGGATTCTTCGCCAGCTTTACGTTGCAGGGCGTTCAGACCGGGCAGATTCTCGCCGCCGCCGTCTTCCTCCCGATCGCCGCCTACATGCCCAAGGAAGATTTCAACGCCTGGGGTTGGCGCATCCCGTTCTTGCTGAGTTTCCTCGTGCTGGTCGTCGCCTATCTCATCCGGCGCGAGGTCGCGGAGTCGCCGGCCTTCGCCAAGGAGAGCCAGCAGGGCGCCGTCCCCAAAGCGCCCGTCCTGCAGGCCTTCAAGACGAGCTGGGCCGATATGTTGCGCGTGATCCTCATGGCGCTGATGAACACGATTCCGGTCGTGGCAACGATCTTCGGCGCGGCCTACGCGGTGCAGCCGGCTTATGGAATCGGCTTCAGGCCTGACGTCTATCTCTGGATTCCGGTGCTCGGCAATATCGCCGCCATTATCGTGATCCCGCTGATCGGCAATCTCTCGGACAAGATCGGCAGACGGCCGCCCATGATCATCGGCGCGCTGGGCTCAGGCCTGCTCGCGTTCGCCTATCTCTATGCGATCAGCATCAAGAGCGTTCCGATGGCGATCGCGCTTTCGATTCTGATGTGGGGCCTCGTCTATCAGGGCTACAACGCGGTGTTTCCGAGTTTCTATCCTGAACTGTTCCAGACCAGGTACCGCGTTTCGGCGATGGCGATCGCGCAGAATATCGGCACCATGATCACGGCGCTGCTGCCGGCGCTGTTCGCAACGGTCGCTCCTCCCGGATCGACCAACGTCGCGTTCACGGTCGGCGCGATCGCCTTTGGCGTCACGGTCATTTCGGCGCTGGCGGCCTTCTCGGCGCGCGAGACCTATCGGATTGCCGCGAACGATCTCGGCAATCCGGATGCGGTGCCGATCGAAAAGCAGGATTACGAGCGCCAGCGCGCGGCGTCTTTCGCCGGTGTCGCGGCGGCGTAG
- a CDS encoding RluA family pseudouridine synthase: MSNPFHHSESLDRPIDVAQLTAEQIQSRLLHRDGLMLVIDKPAGLPVHRGPKGGPNLEASFDALRFGLPRPPVLAHRLDKDTSGCLVLGRHRKATASLGLLFKHGKVSKTYWAIVEGGPTADEGIIDLPLGRLNAERGWWQKVDEQGQPAVTNWKVMGRGDGLTWLALEPVTGRTHQLRVHTSAQGWPIVGDNIYGNGPRFGEPRLHLHSREIGIPISRNKEPVRVVAPAPEHMHARLRACGWNGE; the protein is encoded by the coding sequence ATGTCAAACCCATTCCACCACAGTGAAAGCCTTGACCGTCCGATCGACGTTGCCCAGTTAACGGCGGAACAAATCCAGTCCCGCCTGCTTCATCGCGACGGTCTCATGCTTGTGATCGACAAGCCCGCAGGTCTGCCGGTCCATCGGGGTCCCAAGGGCGGTCCCAACCTGGAAGCTTCTTTCGACGCCTTGCGATTCGGCCTGCCTCGCCCGCCGGTACTGGCCCATCGGCTCGACAAGGACACGTCGGGCTGCCTCGTGCTTGGACGGCACCGCAAGGCCACCGCCTCGCTCGGGCTTTTGTTCAAGCACGGCAAGGTCTCAAAAACATATTGGGCGATCGTCGAAGGTGGCCCAACCGCGGATGAAGGCATCATCGACCTGCCGCTCGGCCGGCTCAACGCCGAGCGTGGCTGGTGGCAGAAGGTCGACGAGCAAGGTCAGCCGGCGGTCACCAACTGGAAAGTGATGGGGCGCGGCGACGGTCTGACCTGGCTGGCGCTCGAGCCCGTCACCGGCCGCACCCATCAACTTCGCGTGCACACGTCGGCCCAGGGCTGGCCGATCGTCGGCGACAATATCTACGGCAACGGTCCGCGCTTCGGTGAGCCGCGTTTGCATCTGCATTCCCGCGAAATCGGAATTCCGATTTCAAGGAACAAGGAGCCGGTGCGCGTGGTGGCGCCGGCGCCCGAACACATGCACGCGCGTTTGCGCGCCTGCGGGTGGAACGGCGAGTAG
- a CDS encoding DsbE family thiol:disulfide interchange protein, which translates to MGTPATSNETPRSSRWLMALPLVVFAALAAIFWFRLGSGDPSRIPSALIGRPAPQTPLPPLEGLTNNGAAIPGLDPATFKGKVSVVNVWASWCVPCHDEAPLLTELGRDKRLQIVGINYKDAADNARRFLGRYGNPFGIVGVDVNGRASIEWGVYGVPETFIVGREGTIVYKLVGPVTADNINTVLRTEIDKALKAGS; encoded by the coding sequence ATGGGCACGCCCGCCACATCGAACGAGACACCGCGAAGCTCGCGCTGGTTGATGGCGCTGCCGCTCGTCGTGTTTGCGGCGCTGGCTGCGATCTTCTGGTTCCGGCTCGGCAGCGGGGACCCATCACGGATTCCATCGGCGTTGATCGGCCGCCCCGCGCCACAAACCCCGCTGCCGCCGCTCGAGGGACTCACCAATAACGGCGCTGCAATCCCCGGCCTCGATCCCGCGACCTTCAAAGGCAAGGTCAGCGTCGTCAATGTCTGGGCGTCGTGGTGCGTGCCCTGTCATGACGAAGCCCCGCTCTTGACCGAGCTCGGCCGCGACAAGCGGCTGCAAATCGTCGGGATCAACTACAAGGACGCCGCCGACAACGCGCGACGCTTTCTCGGACGCTATGGCAATCCGTTCGGCATCGTCGGCGTCGACGTCAACGGCCGCGCCTCGATCGAATGGGGCGTCTATGGCGTGCCCGAAACCTTCATCGTCGGACGCGAAGGCACCATCGTCTACAAGCTCGTCGGCCCGGTGACGGCGGACAATATCAATACCGTACTGCGAACCGAGATCGACAAGGCGCTGAAGGCAGGCTCGTAA
- the ftsY gene encoding signal recognition particle-docking protein FtsY, whose amino-acid sequence MTEEAPKQSWWRRLSSGLKRTSSSLGTAVADLVTKRKLDRAMLEDIEDVLLRADLGTEVAARISEAVGHGRYDKSISADEVKAVVASEVEKVLAPVAKPLIIDATQRPFVILVVGVNGSGKTTTIGKLAAIFSAEGRKVMLAAGDTFRAAAIEQLKVWGERTTSPVIAGAQGSDSASLAFNALSSAREEKRDVLLIDTAGRLQNKAELMNELEKVVRVIRKVDDTAPHAVLLVLDATVGQNALSQVDAFHRTAGVTGLVMTKLDGTARGGILVALAEKYKLPVHFIGVGEGIDDLAPFTASDFAKAIAGIEI is encoded by the coding sequence ATGACTGAGGAAGCACCTAAACAGAGCTGGTGGCGGCGGCTATCCAGCGGATTGAAGCGCACGTCCAGTTCGCTTGGCACGGCGGTCGCCGACCTCGTGACCAAGCGTAAGCTCGACCGCGCCATGCTCGAGGACATCGAGGACGTGCTGCTCCGCGCCGATCTCGGAACCGAAGTCGCGGCGCGCATTTCCGAAGCCGTCGGTCACGGCCGCTACGACAAGTCGATCTCGGCCGATGAGGTCAAGGCGGTGGTCGCCTCCGAGGTCGAGAAGGTGCTGGCGCCGGTCGCAAAACCTCTGATCATCGATGCGACGCAAAGGCCGTTCGTCATTCTGGTCGTCGGCGTCAACGGCTCCGGCAAGACCACCACCATCGGCAAACTGGCGGCAATTTTTTCCGCGGAAGGCCGCAAGGTCATGCTGGCCGCGGGAGACACCTTTCGGGCAGCCGCAATCGAACAGTTGAAGGTCTGGGGCGAACGCACGACGTCGCCGGTGATTGCCGGCGCGCAAGGATCGGATTCCGCGAGCCTTGCCTTCAACGCATTATCCTCGGCGCGCGAGGAGAAGCGTGATGTGCTCCTGATCGATACCGCCGGGCGGCTGCAAAACAAGGCCGAATTGATGAACGAACTGGAAAAGGTCGTTCGCGTCATCCGAAAGGTCGATGACACGGCGCCGCATGCCGTTCTCCTTGTGCTCGACGCCACGGTGGGACAAAACGCGCTCTCGCAAGTCGATGCATTTCATCGTACCGCTGGAGTCACGGGTCTTGTGATGACCAAGCTCGATGGCACCGCGCGTGGAGGCATTCTGGTGGCGCTGGCGGAGAAATATAAGCTGCCGGTGCATTTCATCGGCGTCGGCGAGGGCATCGACGACCTCGCGCCGTTTACGGCGAGCGATTTTGCCAAGGCGATCGCCGGAATCGAGATATAG
- a CDS encoding septation protein A has translation MDKTQPHPLFKLATELGPLLVFFIANAKFHLFVATAAFMVAIVAAMAASYVVTRHVPLMALVTGVVVLVFGTLTLVLHDETFIKVKPTIIYGLFAAVLGGGLLFGRSFIAILFDQVFNLTPKGWRILTLRWALFFLAMAILNEFIWRTQSTDFWVGFKAFGVIPLTMIFAISQMPLVKRFQLDPVSLQASDAAEGDVSK, from the coding sequence ATGGACAAGACCCAGCCGCACCCGCTGTTCAAGCTCGCCACCGAATTGGGGCCGTTGCTCGTATTCTTTATCGCGAATGCGAAATTCCATCTGTTTGTCGCGACGGCTGCGTTCATGGTGGCGATCGTCGCCGCGATGGCGGCCTCCTATGTCGTGACACGGCATGTGCCGCTGATGGCGCTTGTCACCGGCGTCGTGGTGCTGGTGTTCGGAACGCTGACACTCGTCCTGCACGATGAGACCTTCATCAAGGTCAAGCCCACCATCATCTATGGCCTGTTCGCGGCCGTTCTTGGCGGCGGATTGCTGTTCGGCCGTTCCTTCATCGCCATCCTGTTCGACCAGGTATTCAATCTGACGCCAAAGGGCTGGCGAATTCTGACATTGCGCTGGGCGCTGTTTTTCCTCGCGATGGCGATCCTGAACGAATTCATCTGGCGCACGCAGAGCACCGATTTCTGGGTCGGCTTCAAGGCCTTCGGCGTGATCCCGCTGACGATGATTTTCGCGATCAGCCAGATGCCGCTGGTCAAGCGCTTCCAGCTCGATCCAGTCTCGCTGCAGGCGAGCGACGCGGCTGAGGGTGACGTCAGCAAGTGA